Proteins encoded together in one Roseibacterium elongatum DSM 19469 window:
- the gndA gene encoding NADP-dependent phosphogluconate dehydrogenase: MTRTPEIGLIGLGTMGANLALNIAEAGHVIAVFNRTSDRTRRFVEGAGPLADRIVPAETLNAFVDGLARPRRILLMVPAGAPVDEQIAALRPLLDTGDILIDGGNSDWQDSAARAESLQRDGLGYLGLGVSGGAEGARHGPSMMAGGAPEAYAAVGPILDDIAARFDATPCVAWLGHGGAGHFVKAVHNGIEYADMQMIAEVYGLMRDGQRRPDAEIAQVFGRWNAGPLESYLIEITAEVAGTTDPETGKPILSLIRDRAGQKGTGRWTVMDAQRRAAPLPAVEAAVTARVLSGEDAWRSAGARLFPQPKRAIALPDDNFERALLAGKILAYSQGFALLARAARDEGWDMSLAMVAQIWRAGCIIRSGLLDEMADALAQDGPDSLLAFAPGFARRLQDGVPALRRVVAEATLAGVPVPALSAALGHFDQLRQARGTANLIQGLRDRFGAHGFERLDRPGETGLHGPWGDA, from the coding sequence GAGGGGGCGGGGCCGCTTGCCGACCGGATCGTGCCGGCCGAGACGCTGAACGCTTTCGTTGACGGTTTGGCGCGGCCGCGCCGCATCCTGTTGATGGTTCCGGCCGGCGCGCCGGTCGATGAGCAGATCGCCGCGCTGCGCCCGCTGCTGGACACCGGGGATATTCTCATCGACGGCGGCAATTCGGACTGGCAGGACAGCGCGGCCCGCGCCGAAAGCCTGCAGCGCGACGGTCTGGGGTATCTCGGGCTGGGCGTGTCGGGCGGCGCCGAGGGCGCGCGGCATGGGCCGTCGATGATGGCCGGGGGTGCGCCCGAGGCCTATGCGGCCGTGGGGCCGATCCTTGATGACATCGCGGCGCGGTTCGACGCGACCCCCTGTGTGGCGTGGCTGGGTCACGGCGGGGCAGGGCATTTCGTCAAGGCCGTTCACAACGGCATCGAGTATGCCGACATGCAGATGATCGCCGAGGTCTATGGCCTGATGCGCGACGGGCAACGGCGCCCCGATGCCGAGATCGCGCAGGTCTTTGGGCGGTGGAACGCGGGGCCGCTGGAAAGCTATCTGATCGAGATCACCGCCGAGGTCGCGGGCACGACCGACCCCGAGACCGGCAAGCCCATCCTGTCGCTGATCCGCGACCGGGCCGGGCAAAAAGGCACGGGCCGCTGGACGGTGATGGATGCGCAGCGCCGGGCCGCCCCCTTGCCCGCTGTCGAGGCCGCGGTGACGGCGCGGGTGCTGTCGGGTGAAGACGCATGGCGCAGCGCGGGCGCGCGCCTGTTCCCGCAACCCAAGCGCGCGATCGCTCTGCCCGATGACAACTTTGAACGGGCATTGCTGGCGGGCAAGATCCTGGCCTATTCTCAGGGCTTCGCCCTGTTGGCCCGCGCGGCCCGTGACGAGGGGTGGGACATGTCGCTGGCCATGGTGGCGCAGATCTGGCGGGCGGGGTGTATCATCCGCTCGGGGCTGCTTGACGAAATGGCCGACGCCCTGGCGCAAGATGGGCCCGACAGCCTGCTGGCCTTTGCCCCCGGATTTGCCCGCCGCCTGCAAGACGGGGTTCCCGCGCTCAGGCGCGTTGTCGCCGAGGCGACGCTGGCCGGTGTGCCGGTGCCGGCGCTGTCCGCGGCCTTGGGCCATTTCGACCAGCTCAGGCAGGCGCGGGGAACGGCCAACCTGATCCAGGGGCTGCGCGACAGGTTCGGCGCGCATGGGTTCGAACGGCTGGACAGGCCGGGGGAAACCGGGCTGCACGGGCCGTGGGGCGACGCGTGA